In Synechococcus sp. KORDI-100, a single window of DNA contains:
- a CDS encoding DUF1254 domain-containing protein, translating into MVNQIKPAFCLATIIAATLAMSDNTPGFASSRPSECDDIKPALKKESSTTKAIVNAENYAFAETEIILGDYVQKIAKATCSDGMGVFMHFRKAMDPKDKTILRPNFDTLYSSAVVDLKSPATITLPASDRLQILEVVSAYHWIPLVTSNPGVYEITEEMVGSRFAFIIIRTQVNMQDPADLERVGEIQDKITIRQKNRGKFVQTKDWDRSQMLSMRSDYQKEKDVKGISSEEIFGDKGEISSEMRNIGVAFGWGALTKEGAVYPSIAIPGSDEEFTLVLKDVPMAGNAFWSVTIYDKDGFAQGENYNINSSFAMQNKDGSYVLNFGKNSAKENFLEIYPGSNATLRIYSPQKPYFDGSWKVPEMQSAASRQ; encoded by the coding sequence GTGGTGAATCAGATCAAGCCTGCTTTTTGTCTTGCGACTATCATCGCAGCAACCTTGGCGATGAGTGACAACACTCCCGGTTTTGCTAGCAGCAGGCCATCAGAGTGTGACGACATCAAGCCTGCACTTAAAAAAGAAAGCTCAACGACGAAAGCTATCGTCAATGCAGAAAACTACGCTTTTGCTGAGACGGAAATAATTCTTGGTGATTATGTTCAAAAAATTGCCAAGGCGACCTGTTCAGACGGGATGGGTGTGTTCATGCATTTCCGAAAGGCAATGGATCCAAAAGATAAAACTATATTGAGGCCAAACTTCGATACATTGTACTCATCAGCTGTTGTCGACTTGAAAAGTCCAGCGACAATTACCTTGCCAGCCTCCGATCGGTTGCAAATCCTGGAAGTCGTTAGCGCTTATCACTGGATTCCATTGGTCACAAGCAACCCCGGCGTCTACGAGATAACAGAAGAAATGGTGGGTAGTCGCTTCGCATTCATCATCATTCGCACCCAGGTAAACATGCAGGATCCCGCTGATCTTGAGCGGGTGGGCGAAATTCAAGATAAAATAACAATTCGCCAAAAGAATCGCGGCAAATTCGTGCAAACCAAAGATTGGGATAGGAGTCAAATGCTTTCGATGCGATCTGACTATCAAAAAGAAAAAGATGTGAAAGGTATTAGCAGTGAAGAAATCTTTGGCGATAAGGGTGAAATCAGTTCAGAGATGAGAAATATTGGGGTTGCCTTCGGGTGGGGGGCTCTGACAAAAGAGGGAGCTGTTTATCCTTCCATTGCCATTCCCGGCTCTGACGAGGAATTTACACTCGTACTCAAAGATGTCCCTATGGCAGGCAATGCTTTTTGGTCGGTAACTATTTACGACAAAGACGGATTCGCCCAAGGAGAGAATTACAATATAAATAGCTCCTTTGCAATGCAGAATAAAGATGGCAGCTATGTGCTTAATTTCGGAAAGAATTCAGCCAAAGAAAATTTCTTAGAAATTTACCCAGGCTCAAATGCAACACTTCGCATCTACTCTCCGCAAAAGCCCTATTTTGATGGAAGTTGGAAAGTTCCCGAAATGCAATCCGCTGCTAGTCGTCAGTAA